Genomic DNA from Choristoneura fumiferana chromosome 16, NRCan_CFum_1, whole genome shotgun sequence:
TTCTCCGTTGATGGGGAATACGAGGATCCTTCCGACCGCATCGTAGCCCCCTTTTAGGGTGATGTTGCAGTGGGTTTCCAACTCCATTTTGTGCTTTTTCAAGTTGGTTCTGATATGGCAATAAAAAACAGCgttataattaaaaagtaacgTTTGAATATGTATTATAGGAATGTTTAAGTACCCAACTGTTTGATATGGACGaacaatttttttgttgaatCCTGTAAGTACTTCATTGTTATAAAGCTAACCTAACTTAaagagttctacaggatagtcctaAAATAATATCCAGAATAGGTTacaattttcgaaaaaaactaTTCGTCCTGGAACAGTTGGGAAGAgaatcatttgggaaaaatattttcggctaAAAGCCAagacccataacacaagctttgcttactttgggactaggtcgattggtggcaacgtaatttttagggttccggagccaaaatggcaaaaacggaacccttatagtttcgccacgtctgtctgtctgtttgtctgtccgtccgtccgcggctttgctcaggtactatcaatgctagaaagctgtaattttggacggatatatatgtaaactatgccgacaaattggtacaatacaaaataattctagaaaatgtattttttagggtaggtacctcccatagacgtaaagtgggggtgatttttttttctcaaccaaccctatagtgtggggtatcgttggataggtcttttaaaaccattgggggtttgctacaacgatttttcgattcagtgattttttttgcgaaatattcaattttaagtgcaaattttcattaaaatcctcACCTAATTTCACTaaaaaacttggaagattccgtataaaatactaaacccttagaaaaatattacttaattttttcgtaatggctacggaaccctattttgggctggtccgacacgctcttggccagttttttatacTTACGTGGCCATGTCAATTATGCATTTTCGGAACCCGGTCACTTTTCCATTGTAGAATGAAACTTTAAGTCCAGGCAGTGGTAACTGAAGTTTCTCGATTACAAAGGGATCCATAACGGGTACACCTAATTCGGGCAAACCTTTCACAAATTGTGGGATAGCATCTTGAGTTGATCTTTTTATGCATTCTCCGTCGTCTTCTTTGCATATGTGAATGAAATCAGCTGgaacaataatttaaatttatcgtTAACTATCACATGGAGAGTAATTTTAGATTTCCATTCATAAAgtgaatatattttattaaatattactcaatattttattgcttttccacaatgtatggttacagatgttacaaagagattatgtgatcatcatggaccctgttgggcacagcaatatttatacaagaggacagcttttatataattaataaatttatataaattcaCAATATTTAGCTTTacacaaaataaatgaatgaaaaaaaaaaaaattttaaatgatgaattaatgatttattaaattaatgagtCTTCAAGACGTAAGCCTAGTCTACGtttatatgtcggcggccgattgtAAACCCCCtggtcccttagccaattcatgaaatggcggcgtttctcgatatgcctaggaattttgtgatctggcggattttacgatcggccgccgacatataaaCGTAGACTAGGCTTACGTCTTGAAGactcattaatttaatattatatttaattttatagtatatttatactagctttatatataactaaataggaaaacaaaataataaatactttattaatttCTACGATGCAAATTAACccagtttattaatattttagcaaaatacTTAGGAGAGCGCAAGCTAATGTAATAGGTAATCGTGTAAAATCTAGGCCCTGATCTAGATTAAGGGTCTTATTTCACGGTTTATAACACCTACATCATCTCCTCAATTTTTGGGGCGGAATATAATATGAGCACTAGATTTTTTGCCGCCAATTCAATTGTACTGTTTAGAGATCTTTCGTGACTTACCTTAATCTATATATAATCtagataattattatcataaaaaacTATGTTTTTAGTCCATGTTAGAGCTAgatttacatatattattataaaagtattttgacATAACCAAAAAGTTATTTTAGGTAGCTACGTAATGCAAATTATTAACATCACAAAGCTAATGCTGGATAAAGCAGTAATTCATTTGTtgttcaatcaatcaatcaaatcagctaACAtcctcccactgctgggtagaGGACTCTtaattttcacgccacttttcccggtcctgtgctagtctcatccacagtttaccaaccgactaaaaatttaaactttataattaaatatttttttgttaaagttaTTCTGATAACATTTCTGTTTATACTTTAtggaaattaaattacaaactcAATGTGCGGAAACCCCCTACTAATTTTAACAATTGAGTCTAAACATTAATATTGTCAAAATATGAATTgagtttgaaaaacacttttgtatTACGATTTAAATGTCATCCTGCATAAACTATTTTACGACAGAAAAAACGTGTAAgaagttttataatattttatttacctacttaattgaCGAAAAGTGAACGCTACCGATGGGCTTACTTATTTAActtgacaaaaaatattcttcTTATTTACGTATGTACACAAAAATAGTTCCAAAACTCTATTACaatgaaataacatttgaagAAGCGTACTTACGTGTTATTCTAGCATAGCTAGTTTGGATGAGCAATACAGAGCAGATTATTACACTGCTGAACCAGTGTGTACCCATATTGATTCTTGAATACTCTAAAATTCTTTTCCGTCCTGGACACTTCTGCGACCAATTACACTATGGTGTAGCTTTTGAGCATAACGAGTGACTAACGGTTTTTATACACAAGCAGTCATTTTTAATAACACGTCCCGAGATTATCTGATGACGATTTTTTCTTTACCCTATTGTAAAGGTGAATGCACACACGCGGCCGGAACTTGCCCATACCAAAATAACTTCGACCTTTTGAGCAATTCCTTGAGCTTGTAAGTAACCTGAGGGATATAAGTATTTGTATCTCTAGTATTTTCTCTTCGCGCCTCATTGCCTCAACTAACCATGACTCGGAAAAAGAGATAGGCACGCTACTTTTTACTCCGATTTCGAAGTCGTTCCTTTCAGACAGTGAAATAACAATTATTCATAATTATCATCAGTTATTctataatatttatgtaattcgtcgtttaatttattttttgacaatttatGGGAACAAAAAACATTGTCTTCTGTAAATTACGATACTAAGAAATATGAGAAAAGACTGGCTCTCTTGCAagcaaacacaaaaaaagaaatgaaaattcTTATTAGAGTCGTTCATTGTGCATTGACTTTGAATTAAATCAAGACATTAATTGTATCTGAACTCGTATGATGTCAACGAGCAAACGAGACCAGTTACGGTTGTCAGTCAAGCACAGCGCTGAATCCGAAGATAAGATCCGTTTAGGCCATAGAATGACATAGTTGATGGTAATTAACGGAGTGTGTAGTTTATTTTCAGTCAATAAAATTCATCTGGcacatctatataaataaaaaggaaaCGTAAAATTTGTTGCTAAGgacaaaactcgggaacgactggtccgatttcgctaattctttttttgttgtgttcgttactgtcaggagaaggtttttatggaagaaaataaagtaaaaatacaacgggggcgaagcagcgggcaacagctagtatataataatacGGAAGTATCtaattgaaaatgaaatgtttacaaGTAACTTCATGGTcgaaaaattatcaatatcaGACTAGACGGCGTTAGTAGTATACAACAGCTTATAAAAATTGACtccaaatttataaaaaaaaacttctatcaATAGTACGTATAAACACTGCCTGCctgcctaaataaaaaaaatgttcaactAGAAATTCACTGGCGTAAATAGCCAGACCAGTGTGCACGCGGGTTTAGATTATTTGCATAACTTGATTCCGAATTGTTGATTTCCAGTTTGTTAGGTTTTAATTTTCAGGTTGTTGAATTGCGTAATATCGGTTCCTATGCACGTACCTATAGGTTATTTAgagaaatataatatatttttaaccttgCGCGTCATTGTATTCAATGCCAAGGCAAACagcataaatatttaatatttaaatatttctcaatttgaaaatatttaaattgatttttttggGAGCTAGTCTTATTCTTTGATAATTGAATCGTTCATTCCAATTTTCTACCAGGCTTTTGTTTAATAAAGTGATGATCTGATGATAACATTAACAAAAGTGGAGCACCTTTACATCGAATTCTTTTTCTGCCACACTTTGATTGCCATTAAAATAACTTGgtattaaaagtaaaacgtaTTACTAATTTCTCTGTGTAGCCCTTTTACCTTAGCTGCCAATGATTCCTTCGATGATAACGACGTAcccaacataaaaaaaatgtgtaacataaaaaattgcaaaaattcGACTTCAGCAACATAATTTTTCAATGATATTCTACAATGTGAAGCTTTGGTGCTACGTAGTCCATTGATTATAGGTAGTAGATTAAATATAGGTAAAAGCAATTATATTGActttatatcaaaatattataaatacataacATTAGGTCATTTTATACGTATCTATAaagtacaataattataattactgaaaaaccggtcaagagcgtgtcggacatgcccaaaatagggttccgtagccattacgaaaaaaataagtcatatttttctaaggatttcgtattttctacggaatattccaagtttaggtatattttataccttaggctgctatttactcttaaactactaataattctcaagaaaacttaaccgttatagttttccttgtaagtttgataataCTAACTACCatgctgaattttttcaaattattacacccaccggtttagattttagagggggggggggattttaatgaaaatttgcactttaaaattgaatattttgtaaactagcaaccccttaatggttttaagagacgtatccaacgataccccacactacaagattggaagagaaaaaaaaatcacccccacattacgtctatgggaggtactctaaaaaaaaattttttataatttttttatgtactagtttgtcggcatagtctacatatatattcgtgcaaaatgacagctttctagcattgatagtccccgagaaaagccgcggacgaacagactagacatggcgaaactataagggttccgtttttgtttttttggcaaattaaatattattaaatattttcttaacaAAAAATCACGTGTCCAAGGTACAACCTCGAATGTCCCCTTTTTTTCGTAAGCTTACCGTCTCAAAATTAAGAAACGAATCGCTTAGCTTTTTATCGAATTACATAGCCTAATGATGtatctttagatattttaatatctggcgtttattccataattagttatttttctaaaaatcaaaaaaggaaaaactgtCCAAGGTAGAACAGCTTCccctaaattattttttccgGGTATCTTGTATTAAATTCTTGTACTAAATTTAACGGCCAAGtcattatgaatttattttgtttcgttAAGTTTATTATACGGGTTTCGACGTTCTcttagttaatttttattttatcactgaaGCTGACTTCCGACAGGCTGACGCGAGA
This window encodes:
- the LOC141436336 gene encoding protein takeout-like produces the protein MGTHWFSSVIICSVLLIQTSYARITPDFIHICKEDDGECIKRSTQDAIPQFVKGLPELGVPVMDPFVIEKLQLPLPGLKVSFYNGKVTGFRKCIIDMATTNLKKHKMELETHCNITLKGGYDAVGRILVFPINGEGDAKIKLTNLRIKIDINSKYVVDDKGTHYAIKDYKYDFNYGDKVTMHLTNLFKGNKELSDTVLKFLNENWRQVADEFGKPILDYALELIVRNIEKFFLAVPIEEIVDGPSHVYD